The segment GTGGTCTCTTTTTATAGAATTTTGGTTATCATTATTGTATTTCATATTGTTCTCATCTATTGGTTTGGCCTGTTCTACTTTATGTCCTTCATTTTCATGGTACTCAACTAATTTTGTTACAACCACTGAGGATATAGTTGCCCCAGCCCCTACAGAAGCATATAAATCTTCTATTAATTTCATATGATATTTTGTAAGAAGCTTTTCTATAGTCTTCCCCTTTGCATACTCTTTAAAGTTAAAACCTTGGCGTTTAGCTTCTTTTTCAAGTAACTCTTTTCCTTTGCCTATAAACTCCTCACGTTTTACTTTTCTAAACCAAGCCCTAATTTTACTCTTTGCCTGATTACTCTTTGTCATATTAAGCCAATCAGTACTAGGTCCTTTTGGAATTGGAGATGCTAATATCTCAATTATTTCCCCAGTACTTAACTGATAATCTAAAGGAACCATTTTTCCATTTACTTTGGCGCCAATACATCTATGTCCAACATCTGTATGAATTTTATATGCAAAATCAATAGGAGTTGCTTCATAAGGTAAATTAATAACCTCACCTTTAGGTGTAAATACAAAAACCTCATCAGAAAATAAATCTATTTTAAACCTTTCCATAAATTCTTCCGCATCTGAGGTTTCACTTTGCCATTCAAGAATTTCCCTAAGCCAAGTTAATTTAGAGTCTAAATCCTCTTGATCTGTACAAGTGTTTCCTTCTTTATACTTCCAGTGTGCAGCTATACCATACTCAGCTGTCCTATGCATTTCATAAGTTCTAATTTGGATTTCAAAAGGCTTTCCTTGAGGTCCTATTACTGTAGTGTGAAGAGATTGATACATATTTGGTTTGGGCATTGCTATATAATCCTTAAACCTTCCTGGCATAGGTTTATACATTGTATGTACTATACCTAAAGTAGCATAACAATCTCTTACATTGTCTACTAAAATTCTTATTGCAGTTAAATCAAATATTTCATCTATATTTTTGCTTTTCTTTACCATTTTTCTATATATACTGTAAAAATGCTTTGGGCGACCATCAATATCAGCTATAATTTGTGATTTTTCAAGTTTATCTTTTAATTCTTCAATTATCTTCTGTATGTATTCTTCTCTTTCAGCTCTTTTTTCTGATATCTTTCTAACTAAAGTGTAATACTCATTGGCATTTAAATACCTAAAAGAAAGATCCTCAAGCTCCCATTTAATTTTAGACATTCCAAGTCTATGTGCTAAAGGTGCATATATATCTAGTGTTTCTTTAGCTTTTTGTTTTTGTTTATCTATTGACATATACTTAAGGGTTCGCATATTGTGAAGTCTATCTGCTAGCTTTATAAGTATAACCCTTATGTCTTTGGCCATAGACAAAAGCATTTTTCTAACATTATCTGCCTGTTGTTCTTCTTTAGTCTTATAGGTTATCTTGTCTAATTTAGTAACACCTTCAACTAGCCTTGCAATTTCTTCATTAAATTCCTTAGAAACAAACTCATAACCATACTCAGTATCCTCTATAACATCATGAAGCAATCCAGCTGCTATTGTATTAGTATCTAATCCCATCTCTGCTAAAATGCATGCAACTTCCACAGGGTGAATAATATAAGGCTCCCCAGATTCACGTTTCTGCTCTATGTGAGCACTGCACGCAAAATCATATACTTTTTTTATAAATTTTTTATCAACGTGACTACAGTTCTCATCAATCTTATCCATTAGTTTTTCAAGCATTGGATTACTCTCCTAAAATCAAAGGCTGGTCAATGCCAGCCAGTTATTTTACTATTATTATATAATAATACATTAAATTTTTCAATTTAAAATTAATATAACTTTAATTGCAATTTATTCTTAATTTAAACTACAATTTATATACACTAGTATACTTAAATACTAAATATTATACTCAACTAATGAATTAACATCATAGTTTTTAAGTTTGTCTCTGCCATTTAAGTCTGTAAGTTCAATTACAAAGCCTACAGATTCAACCTTTCCACCTGCTTGTTCTACAAGTTTTGCAACAGAATTTATTGTTCCTCCTGTAGCTAATAAATCATCTATAATAGCTACCTTTTGACCAGGTTTTATAGCATCTGAATGTATTTCAAGCTCATCACTTCCATATTCTAAATCATATTTTGCACTTATTGTTTTAAATGGAAGTTTTCCTTTTTTCTAACTGGTATAAACCCTACACCAAGAGCATAGGCAACAGGAACACCAAACAAAAATCCTCTTGCCTCAGGTCCAACAACTAAATCTATATCTTTATCCTTAAGACTATCTACAAATTTATCTATAGTGTATTTTAAAGCCTCACCATCTTGCAATATAGTAGTAATATCCTTAAAACTGATACCTTCTTTTGGAAAGTCTTCAATTACCCTTATTTTATCCTTTAATTCCATAAATATTCCTCCTAGCATTAATTGGAACTCAAAATCTAGCGATTTTGAACACCATAACATTATATATTATAAATCAAAATAATTGCAAGGTTTTGCTAAAATTTCTTAGCCTAGAAACTTCTTTTTTATATTCTAAGTCTCTATGATTAGTGCTCTCCACCTGTTTCTTTAAATATTTTGCTATTTGCTCTGCTCTATATGCATTTGATGTAGTAAATAACTCAACTACTATTCTAGCATTATCCATTCTGCCTATAGGGTTAACAGTAGGTATAGCTGTAGAAACTAATTTGTATATTGTATTCACGTCTATATTAGATATTTTATGCACTTTCATAAGTGCTTTTATTCCATAATTATTAGTTACTCTAAGTTTATTAATTCCTTCTACAATGTATTTTTCATTTTCACCAACTAAAGGCACATTTTTTGATATTGTGCCAAGCATTACCAAATCCATATACTTATTTACACATTTTATTTTATAATATTTTGCTATTTCCCTAGCAAGCTTAAAAACCAATCCTACAGAAGTTAAATTATTAAAATAGGAATCCTGTAATTGAGCATAATTTATAATACAAGCATCAGGGGTATGTGTCTTCTGGAGTCTAAAATCTGTTATTATAACATCCATTCCTAATTTTTGACATTCTTTCACTGCACTACAGCTATTAATTCCACAACCTACAGTTATAAGGAGATTTGCTCCCAAAAATTTAATATGATTTTCAACTGCTTTTTGATCTATTTCATAATTATCCTCTATTTCACTTGGAATATAATACTCTACATCTGCATTTAAATAGCGTAAAATTAATATCAATAAAGATACACCAGTAATACAATCTAAGTCATAATGGCCATAAATTATGATTTTCTCTCTGCCATTAACTGCATTAACTATCCTGTTAAGTGCAATTTTCATATTTTTATGTATAAAGTTTTCTTTAACACAGCTATTTTTAAAAAATTTGTCCTTATCTTTATTCATATTAATTCCTCCAACTCTTTAGAAAACAAATATATTATAAAATATATTTAGCTTTTTTACAAATACATTTTTAGAGGAATAGACAAAAAAAGCCTCAGATTTACATATCTGGGCTTTTTGTATTATGCTCTAGCTCTTTTACTTCTATTTTTAAATATTACCCAAAGAGGGCTTGCTATAAATATTGAAGAATAGCATCCACATGCAATACCTATTATTAAAGGCTGAGAAAATTCTCTTACAGAAGGAACAAAAATATTAACGGAAACAATAGTAATTAAAGTTGTAATTACAGTATTTATAGATCTTGTCATTGTTTCATTTATGCTCTTATCTGCAATTTCTGAAACCTTCTTGCCTCTTAATTTTCTCTGATTTTCTCTAATTCTATCAAACACAACAATAGTATCGTTTATTGAATAACCTAAAATAGTAAGTATCGCCGCAATAAATGGTGAGTTAACAGGTACTTGGAAGATAGCATATACACTTATTGTAACTAAAATATCATGAAGTAGTGCAATTACAGCTGCAAGTCCAAATCTAAACTCAAACCTAAAGCCTATGTATATAAGCATAGCAATTATGGCAAGTATACTAGAGGTAAAAGCCTTCTTTTTTAATTCATTACCAACGGAGGCTCCCATAACTTCTTGGCTTTTTAGTTCTGCTTTTTTATATTTCGCTTTTATATCTTTAAACACTTTGTCAATTCCATTATTATCAAGAGAATTGCTTTTTATTTCAAGTTCAATTTTTCCTTCTGAAAAAGCTTTATTAGTTTGGAATTCTTTTGTGTATTTTTTTATTATTTCATCTACATCAGGTTTATTAAACTCTTGATTCATAGCTATTTGTACAATAGTACCACCTTTAAAATCAATACCAAAGTTTAAACCTTTTGTAAAAAGCATAAACATACCTATTATTATAACCACAAGAGATATTGAAAACCATATTTTAAACTTACCTACAAATTTAAACATGTTCACTACCTCCTTTCACTCCAAAATGAGATAATTTACTTAACATTCCCATATCA is part of the Haloimpatiens sp. FM7315 genome and harbors:
- a CDS encoding DHH family phosphoesterase, whose protein sequence is MNKDKDKFFKNSCVKENFIHKNMKIALNRIVNAVNGREKIIIYGHYDLDCITGVSLLILILRYLNADVEYYIPSEIEDNYEIDQKAVENHIKFLGANLLITVGCGINSCSAVKECQKLGMDVIITDFRLQKTHTPDACIINYAQLQDSYFNNLTSVGLVFKLAREIAKYYKIKCVNKYMDLVMLGTISKNVPLVGENEKYIVEGINKLRVTNNYGIKALMKVHKISNIDVNTIYKLVSTAIPTVNPIGRMDNARIVVELFTTSNAYRAEQIAKYLKKQVESTNHRDLEYKKEVSRLRNFSKTLQLF
- a CDS encoding bifunctional (p)ppGpp synthetase/guanosine-3',5'-bis(diphosphate) 3'-pyrophosphohydrolase; this translates as MLEKLMDKIDENCSHVDKKFIKKVYDFACSAHIEQKRESGEPYIIHPVEVACILAEMGLDTNTIAAGLLHDVIEDTEYGYEFVSKEFNEEIARLVEGVTKLDKITYKTKEEQQADNVRKMLLSMAKDIRVILIKLADRLHNMRTLKYMSIDKQKQKAKETLDIYAPLAHRLGMSKIKWELEDLSFRYLNANEYYTLVRKISEKRAEREEYIQKIIEELKDKLEKSQIIADIDGRPKHFYSIYRKMVKKSKNIDEIFDLTAIRILVDNVRDCYATLGIVHTMYKPMPGRFKDYIAMPKPNMYQSLHTTVIGPQGKPFEIQIRTYEMHRTAEYGIAAHWKYKEGNTCTDQEDLDSKLTWLREILEWQSETSDAEEFMERFKIDLFSDEVFVFTPKGEVINLPYEATPIDFAYKIHTDVGHRCIGAKVNGKMVPLDYQLSTGEIIEILASPIPKGPSTDWLNMTKSNQAKSKIRAWFRKVKREEFIGKGKELLEKEAKRQGFNFKEYAKGKTIEKLLTKYHMKLIEDLYASVGAGATISSVVVTKLVEYHENEGHKVEQAKPIDENNMKYNNDNQNSIKRDHPGVVVKGISNLLVRFAKCCNPVPGDSIVGYITKGRGVSVHRKDCKNLIELIKNDAEKVVTVTWGTAEGAYYIAEIQVKADNRQGILSEIMENITKSQLNLYAVNAKSMRDNIALINVKVRINSKEQLDTFMKSIKKFKGVMDVYRVKK
- the secF gene encoding protein translocase subunit SecF gives rise to the protein MFKFVGKFKIWFSISLVVIIIGMFMLFTKGLNFGIDFKGGTIVQIAMNQEFNKPDVDEIIKKYTKEFQTNKAFSEGKIELEIKSNSLDNNGIDKVFKDIKAKYKKAELKSQEVMGASVGNELKKKAFTSSILAIIAMLIYIGFRFEFRFGLAAVIALLHDILVTISVYAIFQVPVNSPFIAAILTILGYSINDTIVVFDRIRENQRKLRGKKVSEIADKSINETMTRSINTVITTLITIVSVNIFVPSVREFSQPLIIGIACGCYSSIFIASPLWVIFKNRSKRARA